The genomic segment CGTCCGGTCGATGCCCGACGTCTCGGTCTCACCCGCCGCCCGCACCAGTTCAGCAAGGGCGGCCGCACCGCTGATCATGCGTCCCGCCATGTGTTGCCTCACTCTTGTTGCCTGTTCTTCCTGCCTGCCCCCCGTCACTGACGCCCACCCGGCGAGCAGGCATGACTGATCAGCGGCCTCCTGACGGGAAGCCGCCGAGCAGCGGGGAAGAACCGCCCGGACGGGTCCGGGGTACAACGGGCCGTCGTCTCGCCGGCCGGGAAAGCCGACGGCGAGAGACGACCGGGTCAAGGCCGCGGCCAGGGTCACCCGGCCCGGCCCGGCCCCGGCCCCGACCAAGATCAGCCGACCACGGCTAGCCAGTCAGCCAGCTACAGCCAGCCAGCCAACCAACCAGTCCCAGCAAGCCAGTCCCAGCCAACCAGTCCCAGCAAGCCACGGTCAGCCAGTCAGGGCCGCCGGCCACGGCCAGCCGGCCCCGGCCGGCCAGTCAGGGCCAGCCGGCCACGGTCGGCGGGTCAGGCGGCCACGGTCGGCGAGTCAGGCGGCCACGGTCGGCGGGTCAGGCGGCCAGCGGGGGCTGATAGGTCAGGCCCAGCGACGACTCGACCACGGCCACGAACTGTTCGGCGGCCCGCAACAGGTCGTCGGCCTCGCGGGGGGTCACGACGCGCGGGATGCCGGCTTCGGCCGCGGCACGTTTGGAGGCGCCGAGGGCGAAATAGTTGGCCCATTCGCCGAAGTCGGGCGCCACCAGCACCAGCAACGACCAGACGCTGGTCACCTTGCTGCGGCGGCTGGCCGGTGCGGGGCGGGCCCGGGCCGCGAGCACGGCGGCCGCGGCGCGCAGGGCGGCCAGGTGGGCCGTCGCGTAACGAATGCCGTCGGGCTGGGTGCGCGCCGCCTCGGCCAGCCCGTCGCGGGCGATGGCCAGCAGCTGCGCGGGCGTGCGCTGCGGAAGCATGTGAGCCGGCACGGTCGGGGCATCGGCCCGGGCCGCCGCCGTGGGCGCGTGCGCCAGCCCCGGCACGCTCAGCCCGGAAACATCCACACCGGACGAGCCCCGCCGGGAAGACACTCCGCCACCGGCCGCAGCCGAAAGCCCGGAGCCGGCCGCAGCCGTCGCGGGCCCAGCCACCTGGCGAGGCACTGCCGGACCGGAGGGCTCCCGGGGGCCAGGGGCCGAGGCAGAAACGGAGGACCCGCTGTGGCTGAGGGCCGGGGCAGGAACAGCGGGCTCTCGGTGAGCGGGCGCCGACGACGGATCGGGTGCAGCCTGGCGGGGCACGACCCAGCCGGAGGCGCGGGCCATGACCGAGCCGGAAGGTTCTTCGGGGGCCGGACGGGAGGACGGCGCGCTGGTGAAGACCGACGGGTCGATGAGGGCCGTGCGGGCCGAAGCCGCGCGAGGCGTCGCCGCGCGAGCCGGGGCCGAAGCGGTCGCGTCAGGCGTCACGCCGGGGGTGGCCAGCCCGGGGAGCGCGGGGTATGCGTAGGGCGCGCCGGGGGCGGCGGAACCGGGCGATGGCGCGCCTGGCGTGGCCGGACGCGGGGGGACCGGGGCCGGGCCTGCCGAGGCCGGGTGTGTCGAGGCCGAAGCTGAGGCCCGGCCGGCATGGGCCGAGTCAGCATGGGCCCGGCCGGCATGGGCCAGGTCGGGAGCCGGCAAAAGGCTTGGCGCCGTGTGGCTCGCCATGTGTCTCTCCTCGCGTGTCTCGCATCCGACGTGCCGGGTCGAACCGAGGCGCTGCGGAGGAAGGAGCAGCAGCCCCGTGGTGGTGACCGGCCGGGTGTGAAGCTTCCCCACACCACACCCGGCCGGACCTGCCGGCGGGTCCGTCGCCCGCCACCCGGGGGTCGGGGGCAGCGGACGACGGTCCTGCCTTGTCTGAAGGCCCGGACCCGCGAATGCCCGGAACCTCATGCGCAGCACTTCGCGGGTGCCACGCTGTGGGAGCCGCGCCGCGAAACACGGCCCCCGGTGTCAGCCCGGACGTTCGAGCGTTTCGAACATCCGTTCTAACTAAGGAGAAGACTAGCACTGACGTACGACAAAAATGCAAGACGGCGCGAGTCAGCCCAGCCGGAAGAGTTCACACTGTGATGACGACCTTGGCCCGTACGTGCTCGGCCGCCGCCGGGGACCCATCATCGTGAGCCGGGCCAGGTAGGGGTCGCCGCGCATCAGGTGCCAGTCCCGCGCGTTGATCGAGGCCGCCCGCACCCGGACGAGCACCGCGCCCCGTGTGCGGATCGGCGGCTCGGCCTCGGTGAGCGGCCCGTCTCGTACGCCCCCATCGCAGGGCGTCGATCGGCTGGGCGGGCGGCCCGGCCGGGCCGGCGCCGGCGAATGCGCGTCCGATTCGGACCGGTCTAAAGCACTAGCTCTTTCTCGAAGGAGAGCTGGTTGTACGGCGAGGAGTCGTACGCCGCGATCTCGCGGTAGCCGTGGCGCCGGTACAGGGCGATCGCCTCGGTCAGCGCGGGATGGGTGCCCAGCCGCAGCACGGTGACGCCGTGGGCGGCCGCGTCCCGTTCGAGCCCGGTCAGCAGCCGCGCGCCCAGCCCGCAGCCGCGGGCGGCCGGGCTCACCCAGAGATGGCGGATCTCGGCGAACGAGCCCAGCAGAATCCACAAACCACAGCCGACCGGCGCATCCTCCTCGCGGGCCAGCAGCATCGTCCCGGAACCGAGCGTCCCCGGCGCGGTCAGAGCGGCCGGGTCGTAACCCTCGGGAAAGCGAAGGGCCAGTTCCTTCCCGTACGAGGTGAGGCAGGCGCGCGCCGCGGGATCGTCATCGGCCACCGGCGTGATCACCACCGCGGCCAGGCGCAGCAGCCGCCGGATCCGCGCCTGCGCCTCCACCAGTTGCTCCCGCTGCGCGTCGGTGAGCGGCCCGAGCAGTGCGGCCACGCTCTCCCGCGAGCGCGCCTCCAGATCGTCGCGTTCGCGCCGCCCGGCCTCGGTCAGGGTGGCGATGCGCACCCGGCCGTCGGCGGGGCTCGGGCCGACCGCCACCAGGCCCTGACTGCTGAGCGAGCGCAGCAGCCGGCTCAGGTAGCCCGAGTCGAGACCCAGCCGGGCCCGCAGGTCACGCAGGCCGACCCCGGCCCCGGCCCCGATCTCGAACAGCAGGCGCGCCTCGCCGAGCGGCCGGCCCTGCCCCAGGTAATGATCGGTGAGGACGCCGAGACGTTGCGTGTAGTAGCGGTTGAAGTCCCGCACCTGTTCGATCTGATCCACAATCTCTGACCTTAGTCAGAGAAAAGGAGGACCGCATGCCCCGGACCATCGTGATCACCGGCGCGAGTTCCGGGGTGGGCCTGGCCGCAGCCGAGCAACTCGCCGCCGCCGGGCACGAGGTCGCCCTGGTCGGCCGCACGCCCGAGCGCCTGGAAGCGGCCGCCCGCGCGGCCGGGAACGCGCGGACCTTCCGGGCCGACTTCGAGGACCTCGACCAGGTCCGCGATCTGGCTGCCCAGCTGCTCGAGGCGTACCCGAGGATCGACGTGCTGGCCAACAACGCGGGCGGCATGGTCGAGCACTACCGGCGCACCAAGGACGGCTTCGAGGCCACCATCCAGAGCAACCACCTGGCCCCGTTCCTGCTCACGCATCTGCTGCGGGACAGGCTGACCGGCGGCACCGTGATCGGCACGTCCTCCCAGGCCCACATGCGCGGCGCCCCCGATCCGGCCGACCTCACCGGCGACCCGGGGCGTTACCAGTCCTTCCCGGCCTACGGCGCGGCCAAGGCGGCCAACATCCTGTTCGCGGCGGAGGCGGCCCGGCGCTGGCCCGAGATCACCAGCGTCTCGTTCCACCCGGGCGTGGTGCGCACCAACTTCGGGGCGGGCAAGGCGATCCGGTTCTTCTACAAGTACGCACCCTTCCTGGTCACACCCGAGAAGGCGGGCGCGCTGCTGACCTGGCTGGCCACCGACGACCACCTGGCCGACGGCGCCTACTACGTCGGCCACGAGGTCAAGACGCCCGCTCGGCACGCGAACGACCCGGCCCTGGCCGCGCGCCTGTGGGAGGCCAGCGCCGAGGCCACCGGCGTACGGGAATAACCGAAAACCGCGAAAGCGAGGGGTTGCCAACACAACCCTGCCGCGCGGGCCTGCGGAAACGTACGGTCTCGGCTCGTGCGGACCGCGGCCCTCTCCCTGCTCGTCGTCACGGCACTGTGGACGGCGGGCCTGAACGACGCGCCCGGCGGCGTGGCCGCATGGGGACGGCTGGCCGCGCTGTGGTCGGCCGACCTGCTGCTGCTCCAGGTCGTGCTGATGGCCCGCATCCCGTGGATCGAACGGGCGTACGGCCAGGACACGCTGGCCCGCTGGCACCGATGGACCGGTTTCGCCTCGTTCCAGCTGCTGCTGACGCACGTCGTGCTGGCCGTGGTCGCGTACGGGGAAAGGAAGCCCTGGCCGCGGCTGATCGAGGAGCCCGGGATGCTCCGGGCGCTGGCCGCGCTGGTCGCGCTGATCCTGGTCGTGGTCACGTCGGTCCGGCTGGTGCGCCGGCGGATGCGGTACGAATCGTGGCATTTGCTGCACCTGTACGCGTACCTGGGCGTCGGGCTGGCCTTGCCGCACATGCTGCTGCTGGGCAGTGACTTCCGGTCGCCGCCGGCCCGCGCGTACTGGTGGAGCCTCTACGTCGTGGCCGCGGGCTCGGTGCTCGTGTTCCGCCTCGGCCTGCCGGTGTGGCGCACGCTGCGGCACCGGCTCACCGTCGATCATGTCGACCCCGAGGCGCCCGGCCTGGTGTCGGTCTACCTGAGCGGGCGGCGTCTCGACCGGCTTCCCGTACGGGCGGGCCAGTTCTTCGTGTGGCGTTTCCTCGATGGCCGTGGGGCGCTGCGCGGCAACCCGTTCTCGCTGTCCGGACCGCCGCGCAGCGACGCGTTGCGGATCACCGTCAAGGTGGTGGGCGACGGCAGTTCGCGGGTGGCGGCGCTGCGGCCCGGCACCCGGGTGCTGATCGAGGGCCCGTACGGGCGGATGACCGCGGCCACCTACGCGGGCGGCCCGGTGACCATGCTGGCCTGCGGGGTCGGCATCACGCCGCTGCTCGCGTTGCTGTGGGACCTCCCGTACGCCCCGGGCCAGGCCACCCTCGTCTACCGCACACGCCATCCGCACGAAGTGGCGTTCCTGAGCGAGCTGGAGTGGCTGGCCGAGCACCGCGGGGTGCGGCTGGTGCCGCTGGTCGGGCCGCGCGCCGAGGCCGGGTCGTGGCTGCCCGCCGAGTACGCGGACCACGACGACGCCGGGGCGCTGCGCGTCCTGTCGCCCGACATCGCCGGCCACGACGTGTACGTCTGCGGGCCCGACGCCTGGACCGCGTCGGTGTTCCGGGCCGCCCGCGCGGTCGGCGTACCCCCGGCCCGCCTGCACCGGGAACGTTTCGGGTGGTGAGAATGGGTGCATGAGGGAACACCCCAACGTGCTGGCCGTGCAGGACGCCCTGGACGCCGCGGGCGCGCGTACCGCCGACGACGCGCCGTCGCTGGTCATCATCCTGGACGGGGCGGCGCACACCGCGGCCGCGGCCGCCGAGGCCCTGTGCATCGAGGTCGGCCAGATCGCCAACTCGCTGATCTTCGACGCCGACGGGGAGCCGCTGCTGGTGCTCACGTCGGGCGCCCACCGGGTCGACACGGCCAAGGTCGCGGCGGCGCTGGGCGTGACCAGGCTCAAGCGGGCCACGCCCGAGTTCGTCCGCGAGCACACCGGGCAGGCGATCGGCGGGGTGGCGCCGCTGGGCCACCCCAAGCCCGTACGGACCCTGGTCGACACGGCGCTGGAGCGGCATCGCGACGTCTGGGCGGCGGGCGGCGTGCCGCAGGCGGTCTTCCCGATCACGTACGCCGAGCTGGTCCGCGTCACCGGCGGCACCCCGGCCGACGTGGCCTGATGCCGGTCACCTTGCACGTCTGGCGGGTGCCGCGGCGGCGGATCGGGGCGGCGATGTTCCGTGTCGCGTTCCCCGGCGTACGGGGAACGCGGTTTGCGAAGTTTGTCGGGACCTCGCGGGGCTTCCTGCCGCGGGACGCCGATCTGACCCGGTATGCGGCCCTCATCGTGAGCGACGCCCCGGTTCGTGTGGACAAATGGGACAGACTGGCGATCGCGTCGGCTCGGGTAGAGCTGGAGCCGCTGCTCAGCCGCGGCGCCTGGTCGGGCCAGGAACCGTTCCATCCCGACAAATCGGACGTCGCCCACGACGGCATGGTGCTGGCGCTGACCCGGGCCCGGCTCCGGACGACCAAGATGATCACGTTTTATCGGGCCGTCCCGGCGGTGGCGGCCGAAGTCGATCAAGCACCGGGGTTGCTGGCCCATCTCGGCATCGGCGAGGCCCCGATCGGCTTCCAGGGCACTATCAGCCTGTGGCGCAATGCGGCGGACCTGGCCCGATTCGCGTACCGTCAGCCGGAGCATCGGGCGGTGATCGCGCGGACACCGGCCGATCGGTGGTACGCCGAGGAGCTTTTCGCCCGGTTCGCGGTGCGTGAGATCAGCGGTGACCGGGCAGTGCTCGGTTGGTTGGCTGAGCGGTAACAGAGGGGCGGACTCGACGATGAGGCTCGTGGCGTGGCAGCCGGACGATCTGCTGAGGCGGCTCGACGATGTGGTGAGCGTCTACGGCGAGGCGATGGGCTATCGCCAGGAGCTGCTGCAGACCCGCCGCGGCTACATCGGCGCCCACGTGCGCCGGGCCGGTTTCCGGGCGGTCGCCACGCTGACCACCGACGGGCGGCTGGCCGGCTTCGGCTACGGCTACACCTCCGGTCCCGGCCAGTGGTGGCACGACCAGGTGCGGGCCGGCCTGCCCGAGGACGAGCGGCCGCGCTGGCTGAGCAACTGCTTCGAGGTCGTCGAGCTGCACGTGCGGCCCGCGGCCCAGGGGCACGGCGTCGGCGCCCGGCAGCTGCGGGCCCTGCTGGCCATGGCCGACGGCGAAACCGTGCTGCTCTCCACCCCCGAGGCCGACGAGCAGAAGTCGCGGGCCTGGCGGCTCTACCGCCGGTTCGGCTTCAGCGACGTGCTGCGCCAGTTCCTGTTCCCCGGCGACGAGCGCGCGTTCGCGATCCTCGGCCGTGACCTGCCGCTCGCCGAGCGCCCGGCCGAGGATGCACCGGGCATTGTCGGTCTCTAGAGTCACGCCCTGGACCCTGCTCGGGCTTCTGATCCTCGCGCAGATCTGCTACCCGCTCACGTCGGGCGACACGCGCGCCGCGTTCACCGTGGCCACGGTCGTGCTGGGCTACGTCCTGTCCGTCTCGCACGCCTTCCTGACCCGCGGTCCCCGTGCCGCCCTCGCTCTGGTCGGCACGGCCACGCTGGGCGGGTTCGCGGTCGAGGCGCTCGGCGTCGCCACCGGCTTCCCGTTCGGCACGTACGACTACTCCGGCCAGCTCGGCCCGAAACTGCTCGGCGTCCCGCTGATCATCCCGCTGGCCTGGACGTGGATGGCCTGGCCGGCCTGGCTGGCCGCGCAACGCCTGCCGCTGGCCCGCTGGGCCCGCGTCGCCGTGGCCGCCTTCGGCCTGGCCGCCTGGGACATCTTCCTCGACCCGCAGATGGTGGCCGAGGGCTACTGGCGCTGGGTCTCCCCCACCCCCGCGCTGCCCGGCCTGCCCGGCATCCCGATCAGCAACTACCTCGGCTGGCTGGGCTTCGCCCTCATCCTGATGACCACCCTTGATCACCTGGTCCGCAGGATCATTCCGCCGGCGGGGCCGTCCGTGGCCCCGGACGGCGACGTGCCCATCATCGTGCTCTGGATCTGGACGTACGCTTCCTCAGTGCTCGCCCACGCGGTGTTCCTCGGCCTGCCCGCCTCGGCGGTCTGGGGCGGCGTGCTGATGGGCGCGGCCGTCCTGCCGCTCCTGCCCCACCTGCGGCACCGATCATGAGGTGGCTCGCCCTGCTGCCGTGGGCCGCCCTGACCGCGCACACCGTCGCCAACGCCCTGCTCCTGCGCCGCCCGCGCCGTGCGGCAACGACCACCGAGCGGGTCGCGGTCCTCCTTCCC from the Paractinoplanes abujensis genome contains:
- a CDS encoding SAV_6107 family HEPN domain-containing protein, with translation MLPQRTPAQLLAIARDGLAEAARTQPDGIRYATAHLAALRAAAAVLAARARPAPASRRSKVTSVWSLLVLVAPDFGEWANYFALGASKRAAAEAGIPRVVTPREADDLLRAAEQFVAVVESSLGLTYQPPLAA
- a CDS encoding helix-turn-helix domain-containing GNAT family N-acetyltransferase, whose amino-acid sequence is MDQIEQVRDFNRYYTQRLGVLTDHYLGQGRPLGEARLLFEIGAGAGVGLRDLRARLGLDSGYLSRLLRSLSSQGLVAVGPSPADGRVRIATLTEAGRRERDDLEARSRESVAALLGPLTDAQREQLVEAQARIRRLLRLAAVVITPVADDDPAARACLTSYGKELALRFPEGYDPAALTAPGTLGSGTMLLAREEDAPVGCGLWILLGSFAEIRHLWVSPAARGCGLGARLLTGLERDAAAHGVTVLRLGTHPALTEAIALYRRHGYREIAAYDSSPYNQLSFEKELVL
- a CDS encoding SDR family NAD(P)-dependent oxidoreductase, which codes for MPRTIVITGASSGVGLAAAEQLAAAGHEVALVGRTPERLEAAARAAGNARTFRADFEDLDQVRDLAAQLLEAYPRIDVLANNAGGMVEHYRRTKDGFEATIQSNHLAPFLLTHLLRDRLTGGTVIGTSSQAHMRGAPDPADLTGDPGRYQSFPAYGAAKAANILFAAEAARRWPEITSVSFHPGVVRTNFGAGKAIRFFYKYAPFLVTPEKAGALLTWLATDDHLADGAYYVGHEVKTPARHANDPALAARLWEASAEATGVRE
- a CDS encoding ferredoxin reductase family protein, with translation MRTAALSLLVVTALWTAGLNDAPGGVAAWGRLAALWSADLLLLQVVLMARIPWIERAYGQDTLARWHRWTGFASFQLLLTHVVLAVVAYGERKPWPRLIEEPGMLRALAALVALILVVVTSVRLVRRRMRYESWHLLHLYAYLGVGLALPHMLLLGSDFRSPPARAYWWSLYVVAAGSVLVFRLGLPVWRTLRHRLTVDHVDPEAPGLVSVYLSGRRLDRLPVRAGQFFVWRFLDGRGALRGNPFSLSGPPRSDALRITVKVVGDGSSRVAALRPGTRVLIEGPYGRMTAATYAGGPVTMLACGVGITPLLALLWDLPYAPGQATLVYRTRHPHEVAFLSELEWLAEHRGVRLVPLVGPRAEAGSWLPAEYADHDDAGALRVLSPDIAGHDVYVCGPDAWTASVFRAARAVGVPPARLHRERFGW
- a CDS encoding YbaK/EbsC family protein; the encoded protein is MREHPNVLAVQDALDAAGARTADDAPSLVIILDGAAHTAAAAAEALCIEVGQIANSLIFDADGEPLLVLTSGAHRVDTAKVAAALGVTRLKRATPEFVREHTGQAIGGVAPLGHPKPVRTLVDTALERHRDVWAAGGVPQAVFPITYAELVRVTGGTPADVA
- a CDS encoding GNAT family N-acetyltransferase translates to MRLVAWQPDDLLRRLDDVVSVYGEAMGYRQELLQTRRGYIGAHVRRAGFRAVATLTTDGRLAGFGYGYTSGPGQWWHDQVRAGLPEDERPRWLSNCFEVVELHVRPAAQGHGVGARQLRALLAMADGETVLLSTPEADEQKSRAWRLYRRFGFSDVLRQFLFPGDERAFAILGRDLPLAERPAEDAPGIVGL
- a CDS encoding carotenoid biosynthesis protein; translated protein: MHRALSVSRVTPWTLLGLLILAQICYPLTSGDTRAAFTVATVVLGYVLSVSHAFLTRGPRAALALVGTATLGGFAVEALGVATGFPFGTYDYSGQLGPKLLGVPLIIPLAWTWMAWPAWLAAQRLPLARWARVAVAAFGLAAWDIFLDPQMVAEGYWRWVSPTPALPGLPGIPISNYLGWLGFALILMTTLDHLVRRIIPPAGPSVAPDGDVPIIVLWIWTYASSVLAHAVFLGLPASAVWGGVLMGAAVLPLLPHLRHRS